The Antarcticibacterium flavum genome contains the following window.
AATCCCCCCGTGCTATTGCCTCTTCAATAAGGCCAGAAATATCTGCCTTCTGGATTATTTCTTCCTCTTCATTAAAGATCACCCCGGGTTGCTCCATCTCTCCAAGGAAAGAGGCGCCGGGATTGAGCCTTATAAATAACCACACAATAAATCCCAAAATTGCAATGATAATAAGGTAGGGGAGCAGTTTTAAAAGAAAAGTGAGAATAGAGTTTGCCTGGTATTCTCCAAACAGCCAGTTTAGGAACTGTTGATACTTCATATCCAGCCATTTTTTGAAACGGGTCCACCATGAATCCTTTTCGATCTCATTTAAATAATCAAATGCTTTGAGCTGGCGGTAATCCTCGAGCTTAGCTGAATCAAAAACCACGGGTTCCACCTCCCTTATCGTATCATACTGCACTACCGGCCTTGGGGCAATACTATCCTTTTGAGCAGGAAAGGCATTACTGCAGTAGAAAATGCTAATAAGGAGGAGGAATAACTTCATTAATGATTTCCCAGGTTATCTATAGTTTCAAAGGTGCCAGTAAGGTTTTTATGCTCATTGAGGTTAAAGTAAATAAACGTAATAGCAATGATCGTAATGGTAGAGAGCAGGTATTGGATAAGGGAAGAGATCACGTTAAGCACCATAAATGGCCAATCCATAAACGCTTCAGGATTGGCTGCAGATCCTTCCTGAACCATTGTAAACGCTTTTATGAACATATAAATCAACATAGGCATCTGGAAGACAAGGCCTATGATATAAACCAGCAACCAGACGACCAGGAGTGTGATAAAGGTCATCCACCAGTGATCTTTAATAAGCTCAAAACAATAGCCTATAGATTCTGTTACACTATATCTTTTAAAAACCAGCACGGCAGATGCAAAACTTAGCGGGACGATCAAATAGATCCCGGGAATAATAAACACAATTAGGCCGGCAATTATGAGGATAGCAGATATTATAGAAAGCAATATAAGTTTGAAGAAATCCTGCTGCACCCCTTGCTTTACATCCTTGGGTTTGACCTCTCCATTATGCAGGGTATAGGATTTTATATAATGAAGGATTGTACCGTAGAGCGCGGCATAAAAAAGTAATAATGCGGCTGCAAGAATAAGA
Protein-coding sequences here:
- a CDS encoding DUF4129 domain-containing protein, which gives rise to MKLFLLLISIFYCSNAFPAQKDSIAPRPVVQYDTIREVEPVVFDSAKLEDYRQLKAFDYLNEIEKDSWWTRFKKWLDMKYQQFLNWLFGEYQANSILTFLLKLLPYLIIIAILGFIVWLFIRLNPGASFLGEMEQPGVIFNEEEEIIQKADISGLIEEAIARGDYRLAVRYYYLRLLKQLDSNGIINYEYQKTNADYLAEIKENELQNSVRRIIRLYNFIWYGNFEVSAGDFNRVQENFNKINATLKSYTHD